The Arachis hypogaea cultivar Tifrunner chromosome 14, arahy.Tifrunner.gnm2.J5K5, whole genome shotgun sequence genome has a segment encoding these proteins:
- the LOC112742260 gene encoding protein MAIN-LIKE 1-like, with product MVKFEHDWPLASALIERWRPESHTFHLPCMEMTIILQDVAYQLGLRIDGDPVSGSIGGREQHHQGRNIEELCEQILGAVPGPDDRQSQTKWTVKLTRFHNTICGELEQDATEERLLRWLPLLEDLETCGRLSWGSAVLAWVYRQMCQATEHGQCNLGGCVSLLLSWAYHHIPLVRPDDFDTRSSIFPDGEVCSVPAGQCQRREQA from the exons ATGGTCAAGTTTGAGCACGATTGGCCACTTGCCTCGGCTTTGATAGAGAGGTGGAGGCCTGAGTCCCACACATTTCATCTACCGTGCATGGAGATGACTATCATCCTGCAGGACGTGGCCTATCAGCTGGGACTCAGGATCGACGGTGATCCTGTGAGTGGATCCATTGGTGGGAGGGAGCAGCACCATCAGGGACGGAACATTGAGGAGTTATGTGAGCAGATTCTGGGTGCTGTTCCCGGCCCAGATGACAGACAGTCACAGACGAAGTGGACTGTGAAGCTCACTCGGTTCCACAACACGATTTGTGGAGAGCTGGAGCAGGACGCCACAGAGGAGCGCTTGTTGAG GTGGCTCCCCTTGCTGGAGGACCTTGAGACGTGTGGCCGGCTATCGTGGGGCTCGGCTGTGCTGGCATGGGTGTACCGCCAGATGTGCCAGGCCACAGAGCATGGTCAGTGCAATTTGGGTGGGTGCGTCAGCTTGCTGCTGTCTTGGGCTTATCACCATATTCCGCTGGTACGGCCCGATGACTTTGATACTCGATCGTCAATTTTCCCTGATGGAGAG GTGTGTTCAGTACCGGCCGGACAATGCCAGAGGCGAGAGCAGGCTTAG
- the LOC112741585 gene encoding stilbene synthase 3-like, with translation MVSVSEIRKVQRAEGPATVLAIGTANPSNCVDQSTYADYYFRVTNSEHMTDLKKKFQRICERTQIKNRHMYLTEEILKKNPNMCAYKAPSLDAREDMMIREVPRVGKEAATKAIKEWGQPMSKITHLIFCTTSGVALPGVDYELIVLLGLDPCVKRYMMYHQGCFAGGTVLRLAKDLAENNKDARVLIVCSENTAVTFRGPSETDMDSLVGQALFADGAAAIIIGSDPVPEVEKPIFEIVSTDQKLVPGSHGAIGGLLREVGLTFYLNKSVPDIISQNINDALSKAFDPLGISDYNSIFWIAHPGGRAILDQVEQKVNLKPEKMKATRDVLSNYGNMSSACVFFIMDLMRKKSLKEGLKTTGEGLDWGVLFGFGPGLTIETVVLRSVAI, from the exons ATGGTGTCTGTGAGCGAGATTCGCAAGGTTCAAAGGGCAGAAGGCCCTGCAACTGTATTGGCGATTGGCACAGCAAATCCATCAAATTGTGTTGATCAGAGTACATATGCAGATTATTATTTTAGAGTTACTAACAGCGAACACATGACCGACTTAAAGAAGAAGTTTCAGCGTATTT GTGAGAGAACGCAAATCAAGAACAGACATATGTACTTAACGGAAGAGATACTGAAGAAGAACCCTAATATGTGTGCGTACAAGGCACCGTCATTGGATGCAAGAGAAGACATGATGATCAGGGAAGTACCAAGAGTAGGAAAAGAGGCTGCAACCAAGGCCATCAAAGAATGGGGCCAGCCAATGTCTAAGATTACACATTTGATCTTCTGCACCACTAGCGGTGTTGCATTGCCTGGCGTAGATTACGAACTCATCGTACTCTTAGGACTTGACCCATGCGTCAAGAGGTACATGATGTACCACCAAGGCTGCTTCGCTGGTGGAACTGTCCTTCGTTTGGCTAAGGACTTGGCTGAGAACAACAAAGATGCTCGTGTGCTTATTGTTTGTTCTGAGAATACTGCAGTCACTTTCCGTGGTCCTAGTGAGACAGACATGGATAGTCTTGTAGGACAAGCATTATTTGCGGATGGAGCTGCTGCGATTATCATTGGTTCTGATCCTGTGCCAGAGGTTGAGAAGCCTATCTTTGAGATTGTTTCGACCGATCAAAAACTCGTCCCTGGCAGCCATGGAGCTATCGGTGGTCTCCTTCGTGAAGTTGGACTTACATTCTATCTTAACAAGAGTGTTCCTGATATTATTTCGCAAAATATCAACGACGCGCTCAGTAAAGCTTTTGATCCATTGGGTATATCTGATTATAACTCAATATTTTGGATTGCACACCCTGGTGGACGTGCAATTTTGGACCAGGTTGAACAAAAGGTAAACTTAAAACCAGAAAAGATGAAAGCCACTAGAGATGTGCTTAGCAATTATGGTAACATGTCAAGTGCATGTGTGTTTTTCATTATGGATTTGATGAGAAAGAAGTCCCTTAAAGAAGGACTTAAAACCACCGGAGAAGGACTTGATTGGGGTGTGCTTTTTGGCTTTGGTCCTGGTCTCACCATTGAAACCGTTGTGCTTCGCAGCGTAGCTATATGA